The Desulfocurvibacter africanus subsp. africanus DSM 2603 genome has a segment encoding these proteins:
- a CDS encoding MASE3 domain-containing protein, whose protein sequence is MAYDITAHRQDRHRQAPLLALATLAIAGLFLTRLHSYLLFHGLVEMFSVAVALGIFFVAWNTRAIARNHYITFVGISFFFIAVLDIVHILAYKGMNVFPGHGANLATELWIVSSYMQAVSLLIAPVFLVRKLWAEKVLLTYFALTAALLASVFIGWFPECYVEGVGLTPFKVWSEYIISLILVAAAAFLHLRRQNFAPYVYRYLLASMVLSVIAHLAFTLYVDVYGILNVLGHVLKVGSYFFFYKALVETSLRRPLDFLFWELAQQREELTLAKEEAERANRAKSEFLANMSHEIRTPMNGVLGMSRLALDMSSEAQVRECLELVRQSGENLMDIINDILDLSKIEAGKIDFQHTNFDLGQTLEATFKPLQIMAAQRGLAFESDMDPAVPVQLLGDPGRLRQVLTNLIGNAIKFTRKGGIKVKVALQGQQETESAHLLFEVRDSGVGIPAEKLDRIFESFSQVHHAPDLEQGGTGLGLAISKELVRMMGGRIQVESEVGKGSTFSFTAAFGSVVQAPAPAFQAQPTILRQWRGVKVLLAEDNDVNALLAEELLRRRGHEVLRVQDGLEALQALQREPFDLVLMDWRMPKLDGLEATKIIRRSPPPGVDPDIPIIAVTASALEEHKQLLLESGMNGYIAKPIDLDEFDTLLSEILGTSSARKAASDKRPELAMAAL, encoded by the coding sequence ATGGCTTACGATATTACCGCACACCGGCAAGATCGCCATCGCCAGGCGCCCCTGTTGGCCTTGGCGACTCTGGCGATCGCCGGCTTGTTCCTCACCAGACTCCACAGCTATCTGCTCTTCCACGGACTGGTGGAGATGTTCAGCGTGGCCGTGGCCCTGGGCATCTTCTTCGTGGCCTGGAACACGCGCGCCATCGCCCGCAACCATTACATCACCTTTGTCGGTATCTCCTTCTTCTTCATAGCCGTCCTGGATATCGTGCACATCCTGGCCTACAAGGGCATGAACGTCTTTCCCGGCCATGGGGCCAATCTGGCCACGGAGCTGTGGATCGTTTCCAGCTACATGCAGGCCGTCTCGCTGCTGATCGCTCCAGTGTTCCTCGTCCGCAAGCTATGGGCTGAAAAGGTGCTCCTGACCTATTTCGCCCTGACCGCGGCGCTGCTCGCAAGCGTATTCATCGGGTGGTTCCCCGAATGCTACGTGGAGGGAGTCGGCCTTACCCCCTTCAAGGTCTGGAGCGAGTACATCATCAGCCTCATCCTGGTGGCCGCTGCGGCATTCCTGCACCTTCGCCGCCAGAATTTCGCCCCTTACGTCTATAGATATCTCCTGGCCTCCATGGTGCTCTCCGTGATTGCCCACCTGGCCTTCACCCTCTACGTGGACGTCTACGGCATCCTGAACGTTCTAGGACACGTCCTGAAGGTCGGCTCGTACTTCTTCTTCTACAAGGCCCTGGTGGAGACGAGCCTGCGCAGGCCCCTCGATTTTCTATTCTGGGAATTGGCGCAGCAGAGAGAGGAGCTGACACTCGCCAAGGAGGAAGCCGAGCGGGCCAACAGGGCCAAGAGCGAATTCCTGGCCAACATGAGCCACGAGATACGCACGCCCATGAACGGCGTGCTGGGCATGAGCAGGCTGGCGCTGGACATGAGCAGCGAGGCGCAGGTCCGGGAGTGCCTGGAGCTGGTCAGGCAGTCGGGCGAAAACCTGATGGACATCATCAACGACATCCTCGATCTCTCCAAGATCGAGGCCGGCAAAATAGATTTCCAGCATACCAACTTTGACCTCGGCCAGACCCTGGAGGCCACGTTCAAGCCCCTGCAGATCATGGCCGCACAAAGGGGGCTCGCCTTCGAGAGCGACATGGACCCGGCCGTCCCGGTCCAACTGCTCGGCGATCCCGGCAGGCTGCGGCAGGTGCTCACCAACCTGATCGGCAACGCCATCAAGTTCACGCGCAAGGGCGGCATAAAGGTCAAAGTCGCACTCCAGGGGCAGCAGGAAACGGAAAGTGCCCACCTGCTGTTCGAGGTGCGCGACAGCGGCGTCGGCATTCCCGCGGAGAAACTGGACAGGATCTTCGAAAGCTTCTCCCAGGTGCATCACGCTCCCGATCTGGAGCAGGGCGGCACGGGTCTCGGGCTGGCTATATCCAAGGAACTCGTGCGCATGATGGGCGGCCGAATCCAAGTCGAGAGCGAGGTCGGCAAGGGCAGCACGTTCTCCTTCACCGCCGCCTTCGGGTCCGTGGTGCAAGCCCCGGCACCGGCGTTCCAGGCCCAACCGACCATCCTAAGGCAATGGCGAGGCGTCAAGGTGCTGCTGGCCGAGGACAACGACGTCAACGCGCTGCTCGCCGAAGAGCTGCTAAGGCGCAGGGGGCATGAGGTGCTGCGAGTGCAGGATGGTCTGGAAGCCCTGCAGGCCCTGCAGCGGGAACCCTTCGACCTTGTGCTCATGGACTGGCGGATGCCCAAGCTGGACGGCCTGGAAGCCACCAAGATCATCCGGCGCTCGCCGCCTCCGGGCGTTGACCCGGACATACCCATCATCGCCGTCACGGCCAGCGCCTTGGAGGAGCACAAGCAATTGCTGCTCGAAAGCGGCATGAACGGGTATATAGCCAAGCCAATTGATCTGGACGAATTCGACACGTTACTTTCCGAAATATTGGGAACAAGCTCAGCCCGAAAGGCGGCTTCCGATAAACGCCCGGAGTTGGCCATGGCTGCCTTGTGA
- a CDS encoding SDR family oxidoreductase: MTKTICITGATAGFGAACARKFAAGGWRLVLTGRRHERLEALRAELSGVPVHLAVFDVRDKAACERELNALPQGFGDIDVLVNNAGLALGLEPAWECSLEDWETMVDTNIKGLLHMTRLVLPGMVARGRGHVVNLGSIAGDYPYPGGNVYGATKAFVKQFSRNLRADLHGKGVRVTNIEPGMAESEFSLVRFQGDAEKAGKVYDKCQPLTPEDIAECIWWVCTLPAHMNINRLEVMPTCQSFGPLPVARG; the protein is encoded by the coding sequence ATGACAAAGACCATTTGTATTACAGGCGCCACGGCGGGCTTCGGCGCGGCCTGCGCGCGAAAGTTCGCCGCCGGCGGCTGGCGTCTCGTGCTCACGGGCCGGCGGCACGAGCGCCTGGAAGCCCTGCGCGCCGAGCTGTCCGGCGTGCCCGTTCATCTGGCGGTGTTCGACGTTCGCGACAAGGCCGCCTGCGAGCGCGAACTGAATGCGCTGCCCCAGGGCTTCGGGGATATCGATGTGCTCGTGAACAACGCCGGCTTGGCCCTGGGCTTGGAGCCGGCTTGGGAATGCAGCCTGGAGGATTGGGAAACCATGGTGGACACGAACATCAAGGGCCTGCTGCACATGACCCGGCTGGTCCTGCCGGGCATGGTGGCGCGAGGCCGCGGCCACGTGGTCAACCTGGGCTCCATCGCCGGCGACTATCCCTATCCCGGGGGCAATGTGTACGGAGCCACCAAGGCCTTCGTCAAGCAGTTCTCCCGCAACCTGCGCGCTGACCTGCACGGCAAGGGCGTGCGCGTGACCAACATCGAGCCCGGCATGGCCGAGAGCGAATTCTCGCTGGTGCGCTTCCAGGGCGACGCCGAGAAGGCCGGCAAGGTCTATGACAAATGCCAGCCGCTCACGCCCGAGGACATCGCCGAGTGCATCTGGTGGGTCTGCACGCTCCCCGCGCACATGAACATCAACCGCCTTGAGGTCATGCCCACCTGCCAATCCTTTGGACCGCTGCCCGTGGCCAGGGGCTAA
- a CDS encoding transposase, whose translation MQITREQYQRIADSFPRQRGNVSLDNLQVINAILYVLEQGCKWRGLPKHFGNWHSIYTRMNRWSKSGVLDRIFTRLQEEQMISI comes from the coding sequence ATGCAAATAACCAGAGAGCAGTATCAACGCATCGCGGATAGCTTCCCTCGGCAGCGGGGCAATGTCTCTCTAGATAACCTGCAAGTTATTAACGCCATTTTGTATGTTCTAGAACAAGGTTGCAAGTGGCGCGGATTGCCTAAGCACTTTGGAAACTGGCATTCCATATATACTCGCATGAACCGTTGGAGCAAAAGCGGTGTTCTAGATAGAATATTTACGCGGCTCCAGGAAGAGCAGATGATCTCAATC
- a CDS encoding ABC transporter ATP-binding protein codes for MNSWSLLARAMSFARPHAAAAAVILVLTLLVAGAGAVDPLVMKYIFDSLTGPQASEGLFFGVALLAGLALGREIVQALSNWLTWRTRLRIHYRLLDETVSRLHRLPQDYQRKEGVGAIMTRLDRSIQGFIGAVSEISFSVLPSLFYLALALTAMLRLDALLTVVVVAFAPLPAIIAALSAPNQTRREKILLDSWAGIYSRFNEVLSGIMTVRSFAMEDYEKRRFLRGVREANRVVTRGVGFDTSVGALQGMVVAAARITAIGLGGVLVYQGDITLGTVVAFLGYVGGLFGPVQGLTGIYRTIKTAGVSLSQIFEILDREDALGDAPDAVDAPILSGLVEFRHVTFCYGRAPVLQDVNLRAMPDQTIALVGPSGAGKTTLMALLQRFHDPQQGSVLVDGLDVRRLRQKTLRRQIGVVLQEALLFNESVRDNIAYGRPSASREEIEEAARMANAHEFITALEQGYDTPVGERGSRLSGGERQRIAIARALLKQPPILILDEATSALDAETEARIQEAVARLIRGRTTFVIAHRLSTVVDADRICVIRGGRIEESGTHDELLARCGYYAYLVERQVGGLLPSDRRSGFERRRMDRNAPERRAADLGWFPPAAEAG; via the coding sequence ATGAACAGCTGGTCCCTGCTGGCCCGGGCCATGAGCTTCGCCAGACCGCACGCCGCCGCGGCCGCCGTGATCCTCGTGCTGACCCTGCTCGTGGCCGGAGCCGGCGCCGTGGACCCCTTGGTCATGAAATACATTTTCGACAGCCTCACGGGGCCGCAGGCCTCCGAAGGGCTGTTTTTCGGTGTGGCCCTGCTGGCCGGGCTGGCCCTTGGCCGCGAGATCGTGCAGGCCTTGTCAAACTGGCTCACCTGGCGCACGCGCCTGCGCATCCACTACCGGCTCCTGGACGAAACCGTGAGCCGACTGCACCGCCTGCCCCAGGACTACCAGCGCAAGGAGGGCGTGGGCGCCATCATGACCCGCCTGGACCGCTCCATCCAGGGCTTCATCGGCGCGGTGAGCGAGATATCCTTCAGCGTGCTGCCCTCGTTGTTCTACCTGGCCCTGGCACTAACGGCCATGCTGCGCCTGGACGCATTGCTGACCGTGGTGGTGGTGGCCTTCGCGCCTCTCCCGGCCATCATCGCGGCCCTGTCCGCCCCGAACCAGACGCGGCGCGAGAAAATTCTCCTGGACAGCTGGGCCGGCATCTACTCCCGCTTCAACGAGGTGCTCTCTGGCATCATGACAGTGCGCAGTTTCGCCATGGAGGACTATGAGAAGCGCCGTTTCCTGCGCGGGGTGCGCGAAGCCAACCGCGTGGTTACGCGCGGCGTGGGCTTCGACACCTCCGTGGGCGCGCTACAGGGCATGGTGGTGGCGGCGGCGCGCATTACGGCCATCGGGCTGGGCGGAGTGCTCGTGTACCAGGGCGACATCACCCTGGGCACGGTGGTGGCATTCCTGGGCTACGTGGGCGGTCTGTTCGGCCCTGTGCAGGGGCTCACGGGCATATACCGCACGATCAAGACCGCGGGCGTCTCGCTCTCCCAGATATTCGAGATCCTGGACCGCGAGGACGCTTTGGGCGACGCGCCCGACGCCGTGGACGCGCCAATCTTGAGCGGGCTGGTGGAGTTCCGCCACGTGACCTTCTGTTATGGCCGTGCGCCTGTATTGCAGGACGTGAACCTGCGCGCCATGCCGGACCAGACCATCGCCCTTGTAGGCCCGAGCGGCGCGGGGAAAACCACGCTCATGGCGCTACTGCAACGATTTCATGACCCGCAGCAGGGCTCCGTGCTCGTGGACGGCCTGGATGTCCGACGACTCAGGCAGAAGACCCTGCGCCGCCAGATCGGCGTGGTGCTCCAGGAAGCTCTATTGTTCAACGAGAGCGTGCGCGACAACATCGCCTACGGCCGGCCCTCGGCCAGCCGGGAGGAAATCGAGGAGGCCGCGCGCATGGCCAATGCCCATGAATTCATAACAGCCCTCGAGCAGGGCTACGACACGCCAGTGGGCGAGCGCGGCAGCCGCCTGTCCGGCGGCGAACGCCAACGCATCGCCATCGCCAGGGCTTTGCTCAAGCAGCCTCCCATCCTCATCCTGGACGAAGCGACCTCGGCCCTGGACGCCGAAACCGAGGCCCGCATTCAGGAAGCCGTGGCGCGGCTCATCCGCGGACGCACGACCTTCGTCATTGCCCACCGCCTGTCCACGGTGGTGGACGCGGACCGCATCTGCGTCATACGCGGCGGGCGCATAGAGGAATCCGGCACGCATGACGAGTTGCTGGCGCGATGCGGCTACTATGCCTACCTCGTGGAGCGCCAGGTGGGCGGGCTGCTGCCCTCGGACCGGCGTTCCGGCTTCGAGCGGCGCCGCATGGATCGCAACGCGCCGGAAAGGCGAGCGGCGGACCTCGGCTGGTTCCCGCCTGCCGCCGAGGCTGGCTAA
- a CDS encoding DegQ family serine endoprotease codes for MSPRVHRFFPIAPILTLTLALVTAAGVQAASLPEFTDLAEKAAPSVVNISSKVAMPEGGPAMRQGPQGPQGPRGRNPLEEFFRDFFGEGMPMPRPQASLGSGFIISQDGFIVTNNHVVQDAASIEVLLDDGKDTYPAKVIGTDPETDLALIKIEPKTRLVPLEFGNSEQAKVGEWVLAVGNPFGLDHSVTAGIISAKGRVIGAGPYDNFIQTDASINPGNSGGPLINMAGKVIGINTAIVATGQGIGFAVPSDIAKSVIQQLREHGEVRRGLLGVAIQDMDANTAKALGLKEAQGALVASVSPGSPAAEAGIRQGDVITRVNGQPVEDSRTLTMRIGAMPPGERVKLTVWRGGKQKEYTVKLAKRSAEALGQMQPGQPGPQQPGGELLGMSMRKLTDQEASALGVEPGRGVLVQAVAPGSPAEENGVAPGDVILEINQQPVNNPAEAQRIINEDAKRKGVALLLLSRRGQNLFVTIPMGQ; via the coding sequence ATGAGTCCACGCGTGCACAGGTTTTTCCCTATAGCCCCGATCTTGACCCTGACCCTCGCGCTTGTCACGGCCGCGGGCGTACAGGCTGCGAGCCTCCCCGAATTCACCGACCTGGCCGAGAAAGCCGCGCCGTCGGTGGTCAACATCAGCTCCAAGGTGGCGATGCCCGAAGGCGGGCCGGCCATGCGCCAGGGCCCCCAGGGACCCCAAGGTCCCCGAGGCCGCAATCCGTTGGAGGAATTTTTCCGCGACTTCTTCGGCGAAGGCATGCCCATGCCCAGGCCCCAGGCCTCCCTGGGCTCCGGGTTCATCATCTCCCAGGACGGTTTCATCGTCACCAACAACCACGTGGTGCAGGACGCCGCCTCCATTGAGGTGCTCCTGGATGACGGCAAGGATACCTATCCTGCCAAGGTCATAGGCACCGATCCCGAAACCGACCTGGCCCTGATCAAGATCGAGCCCAAGACTCGGCTCGTCCCGCTGGAGTTCGGCAATTCCGAGCAGGCCAAGGTGGGCGAATGGGTGCTGGCCGTGGGCAACCCCTTCGGCCTGGACCACAGCGTCACGGCCGGCATCATCAGCGCCAAGGGCCGGGTCATCGGCGCAGGGCCCTACGACAACTTCATCCAGACCGACGCCTCCATCAACCCCGGCAACTCCGGCGGTCCGCTCATCAACATGGCCGGCAAGGTAATCGGCATCAACACGGCCATCGTGGCCACGGGCCAGGGCATCGGCTTCGCCGTGCCGAGCGACATCGCCAAGAGCGTGATCCAGCAGTTGCGCGAACATGGCGAGGTACGCCGCGGCCTACTGGGCGTGGCCATCCAGGACATGGACGCCAACACGGCCAAGGCCCTGGGCCTTAAGGAGGCGCAAGGCGCGCTGGTGGCTTCTGTCAGTCCCGGAAGCCCGGCCGCCGAGGCAGGCATCCGGCAGGGCGATGTCATTACCCGCGTAAACGGCCAGCCGGTGGAGGACTCCCGCACGCTTACCATGCGCATAGGCGCCATGCCTCCGGGCGAGCGCGTGAAGCTCACGGTCTGGCGCGGCGGTAAGCAGAAGGAGTACACGGTCAAGCTGGCCAAGCGTTCGGCCGAGGCCCTGGGCCAGATGCAGCCCGGCCAGCCTGGGCCGCAGCAGCCCGGCGGCGAGCTTTTGGGCATGTCCATGCGCAAGCTTACGGACCAGGAAGCCAGCGCTCTGGGCGTGGAGCCGGGCCGAGGCGTGCTCGTACAGGCCGTGGCCCCCGGTTCGCCAGCCGAAGAGAACGGCGTTGCCCCCGGCGACGTGATCCTGGAGATCAACCAGCAGCCCGTGAACAACCCGGCCGAGGCTCAGCGCATCATCAACGAAGATGCCAAGCGCAAGGGCGTAGCCCTGCTGCTGCTCTCACGGCGCGGCCAGAACCTGTTCGTGACTATTCCCATGGGACAGTAA
- a CDS encoding EF-hand domain-containing protein, with amino-acid sequence MQRLVMIIGLVAALTAWSVSPGLALAKRSFAAMDKDHDGWISFEEVFVTYPGVDEEYFETFDKNRDGVLDANEWKRFVPRSR; translated from the coding sequence GTGCAGCGACTCGTTATGATTATTGGCCTCGTGGCGGCTCTGACCGCCTGGTCCGTTTCCCCAGGCCTGGCTCTGGCCAAGCGCTCCTTCGCAGCCATGGACAAGGACCACGACGGATGGATTTCCTTCGAGGAGGTCTTTGTCACTTACCCCGGCGTGGACGAGGAATACTTCGAGACTTTTGACAAGAACAGGGACGGGGTGCTGGACGCGAACGAGTGGAAGCGCTTCGTGCCCCGTAGCCGATAA